The following are from one region of the Lineus longissimus chromosome 19, tnLinLong1.2, whole genome shotgun sequence genome:
- the LOC135503344 gene encoding major antigen-like isoform X4, with the protein MSSKHDRSSSVSCAKFEPQTWRKDRCKRCFRLEHQHGGTDDNSAVPKVEKASSKEEGAEAPKPQLGGFSGRGRPRAESVDSATTADSKLLVDVSKLRTSTDEKEGNTKQSTGSSPNKLPVDLDKSNANARPTSTLKGDSETRTGGGEKTENLARPLRNDDIPVSSSPCKEPQANTSAKIDTRGSTSAGSTVANAKQTVQDGARQQVPVVTSPSKPEGEGGTTSMSRSTGPQKSSGKDALKSGNTTIDSSSQKSSTAGEKQLDRPADKTGGKVKAVGASKPVDPGTKSTADSSSTSGSAKVAGKYVQDDTDVDLDSIQKNLERYRQELNEPPGREKNLDRITKGLALLKQERTSPEASPGPARALSASKRSPSPTGLKSKPISVKTKDLKQEDSDSTSPESPGNIGLSLDSTIIIESTKFKNGKLGEKGAKVPANPRAGVKETDLDAALATQQAKERLHAEREAKGKGRKEDIDLTYVGDLEDDLFELEDKCDALEKENRTLKRELSETELKQDDSQKRLEHLRMRYEQVEEKKALLEEENRLLSEQMSSSGPGRFSPDSDRPRDTIEMEDKLKETELVCEILKEENEELRNEIEEMRLEMEEMHDHFRDEEEAIAFRELQKELEITAKNCRILQFKLRKSERKNEQIENERQDYEDKVRKMEAQFQSADDKLHIRELEEELRMAKEVSVRLHDELEFVEDKRTKFEDENARLNERLKMSDNERVTLENQLERLRNDMDRLRADLIEQNADARSDITITGGPTISITQPDELGDLPGGLRPRAPSLTSGSRQSSTEHDIAQLMRDLSDSKERELDMKDQLRFAEEEIKVTRKKLQELEEENESIVLQLRKMSSANRKPKHSPASETETSDSEAEIDPKIQMELAEQEMNVLRRKMAEVEKQNESLGKEMTILQQRLTEKEREVFDLLQGEGGNTLARRTTALNQEIEQLKWKLIEKDREIDRLSRLARTTKNPQAKLKKSRSLDSDTVDLKRQLELVSREAAVLQEKLRQLEDENEKLTSDNNKLLLIAKKRVPLMTVDDPRVENCVLKDKMEYLQMENARLKDNLKNAQGSSNGGDSAEAVPLEDRKAEESQAKEKLRSAQEEIALLRKRVTEAEKEHSTFLDKIRKRREKAKNLHNLDMNELKDEIEELDDEISELRQIVKAKDDANNRMERDLEDAKEKCDDLELKFKKKEKNLLEEIMMLDQKNDILSNLLEAARTPSDAESSSSVTSFFASERRSTIDRSPSIPSDVSVGSDDVFNAEMDAKSREEAEIQRKFKMRINYLEKLLEEERSKADLTPPVSPAATSTPTDDLAKEKEVLQKELNSCRRQLTDANKQVQHLNERLSRVQLTHESIRGDFESVTQELEYERHRRKELDKVKMAEDVVQKKEREELLKRLETYKKKTEDLYGELRKLQSNMERHRGELQADEKSREEFQRQIELGREETAHYKQQTDELKTKLHEAAQSVSSKDYGWQRQKSELEMKVKSVEDQLFTKDDIIGRKVELLEQKELIIRQKDSTISAKDETITQKDQLLRQKEDIIRKYEGSTKQRENEMQKLRDQVSQRDSSIKQQEDRIRQYGDLMRQRDDRLREKDDILHTLNLKLQNKEKELSDKEQSLKSMNEKINEKEQDIKRLQTRVIEKRRVTFGDDLKQQQIDLEHKVDVLTAERDRAVSESKAMRDQRGAQEREMKRIQMEAQQLRDKLRIHEISRTFGDSKAVRTLVDEKEKLLKEKSRLQMEIQAMTSHRGMDKDKLETILQEKENLLHETKDLNDRLQMEIRMLNTKLEDTKLALTDANDREDHLSNQISKMEQNAKVERESLEKRLSRDEKLYEIEATAMRANHNSRINSLQTEINRLQSYVNQLTSSDQLKHSLIDELETSLLIVRKKYNDDCEDWELEKSDLLRKLKQVDHRRKDIQGHLKQIEELKCSITEAEGRYNDLRNNYTADKNKWENEKLELQAKINQLEELMKIPKEQPNKFKELKQKLQKHTRQELQMEKERAEHKRLLSEAQELANNLQEQLRISETKRSNEKRDLIMKHSQRQLDWESEREDLEIRVTELETRARQFAFLNAKYLELERKYRIDQEGWRHEKNTLLAYMEQTKEQLVTERAKLDEVVCEIKKVRDLAPVVEEMQKEEEKVKESVETEKIYDEKKEEIRSIMKGKAISREKPRDPEKESFQLKKTLDERFLSQVVKALSQLLQLSEGITTYHEKIQKTPIEPPPLRRRLVPSVKPKLAPSTDSTDSFGIVAGFPLHRNPSFETTSLKITGSSGSFEYDLTGPPYYGLTQPAARPFAHMYLSGTQSAHGSRSATPERSGRRGVSSSPVRKITNYPEPPPSFIITPTHSRTSSIESDVGTIPVGYNRRVGSFESSLSGVPKPVLLPAFGSHRSRPALKKCYSLDTPGDQNQIWRTPELSRAGSTDSTDYRQNYSQGSGMSLDRQDSGVSSDSAMRGRSVSTERLAVDNARKRFFQSNGAPEPIQEVAHESKRDSGFMSWPERKKHEVLQPESVNKEHRVESKERSEAKEPEKKPEDKSKEKDKDKSLVSKGSFRARFSRTPKSPKTKRAEKSKSDKDLSKSADSKKVEEKSKDSKGKGKGKQDEKKKVETKGKTEDETKDAKGKTKTLFTKPSKPILFGSVRDKTKWFLQRTKSTELEPPKDPAPSTSARKWSIPDSGSKVSSGSAEASSSGSGKSQQANGNQEKSMER; encoded by the exons ATGAGTTCCAAGCATGACAGATCAAGTTCGGTCAGTTGTGCCAAATTTGAGCCGCAGACTTGGCGAAAGGACAGATGCAAGCGATGTTTTAGACTTGAACATCAGCACGGTGGAACAGACGACAATTCGGCTGTTCCGAAAGTGGAGAAAGCTAGTTCGAAAGAAGAAGGAGCAGAGGCTCCAAAACCTCAACTAGGCGGTTTCAGCGGTAGGGGGCGCCCGCGGGCGGAGAGTGTTGATTCCGCAACGACCGCCGATTCAAAACTGTTGGTGGATGTTTCTAAATTGCGGACTAGTACCGACGAGAAAGAGGGGAATACAAAACAGTCGACTGGCAGCTCGCCGAATAAGCTACCTGTTGATCTAGATAAATCTAATGCTAATGCTAGGCCTACCTCAACATTGAAGGGTGATAGTGAAACACGAACTGGGGGAGGGGAGAAAACGGAAAACCTTGCCAGGCCTCTACGTAATGATGACATTCCAGTTTCTTCTTCGCCCTGTAAAGAACCTCAGGCAAACACTAGCGCAAAAATAGATACAAGAGGTAGCACGTCTGCAGGAAGCACTGTTGCCAATGCGAAGCAGACGGTACAAGATGGTGCTAGGCAACAGGTCCCTGTGGTAACCAGTCCCTCAAAACCGGAGGGCGAAGGAGGTACCACATCGATGAGTAGATCAACTGGTCCACAAAAATCATCCGGCAAAGATGCTTTGAAATCTGGGAATACGACGATTGATTCAAGTTCTCAAAAGTCTTCAACCGCCGGCGAAAAGCAACTGGATAGGCCTGCTGATAAGACGGGTGGAAAAGTAAAAGCTGTTGGGGCATCGAAACCGGTTGATCCCGGTACGAAATCTACTGCTGATTCTAGTTCAACGTCAGGGAGTGCGAAGGTGGCTGGGAAGTATGTACAGGACGATACTGACGTGGACTTGGATTCTATACAAAAGAACTTGGAGCGGTATAGACAGGAGTTGAATGAGCCCCCTGGCCGGGAGAAGAACCTGGACAGGATTACGAAGGGTTTGGCTCTGCTGAAGCAGGAACGGACTAGTCCCGAGGCGAGTCCTGGCCCCGCCCGGGCTCTCTCCGCTAGCAAGCGCAGTCCCTCTCCAACTGGATTGAAATCCAAACCGATTTCGGTCAAGACAAAGGACCTAAAGCAAGAGGATTCGGACTCAACTAGCCCAGAGTCCCCGGGCAATATAGGTCTCAGTCTAGACAGTACGATCATTATCGAGAGTACGAAGTTTAAGAATGGGAAATTAGGAGAGAAGGGGGCGAAAGTGCCCGCGAATCCGAGAGCCGGAGTCAAGGAAACGGATCTGGACGCGGCGTTGGCAACGCAGCAGGCAAAGGAGAGGCTGCATGCGGAGAGAGAGGCCAAGGGGAAAGGACGCAAGGAAGATATTGATCTGACATACGTCGGCGACTTGGAGGACGATCTGTTTGAGTTGGAGGACAAGTGCGATGCCCTGGAGAAGGAAAACAGGACTTTAAAGCGAGAGCTATCTGAGACGGAGCTGAAACAAGACGATTCGCAAAAACGGCTTGAACATTTGCGCATGCGCTACGAGCAGGTCGAGGAAAAGAAGGCTCTGCTGGAGGAGGAGAATCGTCTGTTGAGTGAGCAGATGTCATCGTCTGGACCGGGGCGATTTTCTCCTGATTCGGATAGGCCCAGAGATACGATTGAGATGGAGGATAAACTCAAGGAGACGGAGTTGGTTTGCGAGATTCTGAAGGAGGAGAATGAGGAGCTTAGGAACGAGATTGAGGAGATGAGGTTGGAAATGGAGGAGATGCATGATCACTTCCGGGATGAGGAGGAGGCCATTGCTTTCCGAGAATTACAAAAAGAACTCGAAATCACCGCGAAAAATTGCCGGATTTTGCAATTTAAATTACGGAAATCTGAACGAAAGAACGAACAGATTGAAAATGAACGACAGGATTACGAGGATAAGGTCAGGAAAATGGAGGCCCAATTTCAGAGTGCAGACGACAAGTTGCATATCCGGGAACTCGAAGAGGAACTGCGAATGGCAAAAGAGGTTTCTGTACGTCTCCATGACGAGTTGGAATTCGTTGAAGACAAGCGCACGAAATTTGAAGACGAGAACGCGCGGCTGAATGAGAGGTTGAAGATGTCGGATAATGAACGGGTAACTCTGGAGAACCAGCTCGAGCGATTGCGCAATGAC ATGGACCGTCTCCGCGCCGACCTGATCGAGCAAAACGCCGACGCACGGTCAGATATCACCATAACAGGGGGACCAACGATTAGCATCACACAACCGGATGAACTAGGAGACCTACCGGGAGGTCTTCGCCCAAGAGCA CCATCATTGACGTCGGGCAGCCGGCAGAGCAGTACGGAGCATGACATAGCCCAGCTCATGCGCGATCTCAGCGACAGCAAGGAACGGGAGTTGGATATGAAGGACCAGTTGAGATTCGCCGAAGAAGAAATCAAA GTCACCCGAAAAAAGCTACAAGAGCTCGAGGAAGAGAACGAAAGTATCGTCCTACAATTACGAAAGATGTCGTCTGCCAACAGAAAACCAAAACATTCCCCCGCATCGGAAACGGAAACCAGCGACTCTGAAGCGGAAATAGATCCAAAGATCCAAATGGAGCTAGCGGAACAGGAAATGAACGTTTTGCGACGCAAGATGGCGGAGGTCGAAAAGCAGAACGAATCTCTCGGGAAAGAGATGACGATCTTGCAGCAGCGTTTGACTGAGAAGGAACGGGAGGTGTTCGATCTGCTCCAGGGTGAGGGTGGGAATACGTTAGCACGGCGTACAACAGCCCTGAACCAGGAGATTGAACAGCTCAAGTGGAAGTTGATCGAAAAGGATCGTGAGATTGATAGACTTTCTCGGTTGGCGCGGACTACGAAGAATCCACAAGCAAAGTTGAAGAAGAGTCGGTCTTTAGACTCTGACACGGTTGACTTGAAGCGGCAATTGGAGTTGGTGTCCAGGGAGGCGGCGGTGCTTCAGGAAAAGCTCCGCCAGTTGGAGGACGAAAATGAGAAATTGACATCGGATAACAACAAATTGCTGCTGATTGCTAAGAAGCGCGTTCCTCTGATGACGGTGGATGACCCCAGGGTCGAGAACTGCGTCCTGAAAGACAAGATGGAATACCTGCAGATGGAAAACGCGAGATTGAAGGACAATCTGAAGAACGCGCAGGGATCTAGTAACGGAGGTGATTCGGCGGAAGCAGTGCCTTTGGAAGATCGGAAAGCGGAGGAATCCCAGGCCAAAGAGAAGTTGCGTTCTGCGCAGGAAGAGATTGCTCTCCTGCGTAAACGCGTCACGGAGGCGGAGAAAGAGCATAGCACATTTTTGGATAAGATTCGGAAACGACGAGAGAAGGCCAAGAATCTGCATAATCTTGATATGAATGAGCTGAAGGACGAGATCGAGGAGTTGGATGATGAAATTA GCGAGCTCCGTCAGATCGTCAAGGCCAAGGACGACGCTAACAACAGAATGGAGCGTGACCTTGAAGATGCCAAGGAAAAGTGCGATGACCTGGAACTCAAGTTTaaaaagaaggagaagaatCTTCTCGAAGAGATTATGATGTTGGACCAGAAAAACGACATCTTGAGCAACCTTCTCGAAGCGGCGCGGACACCATCAGATGCGGAAAGTTC CTCTAGTGTAACCAGCTTCTTTGCCTCGGAAAGGAGAAGCACCATCGATCGTAGCCCCAGCATTCCCAGTGACGTCAGTGTCGGGAGCGATGACGTATTCAACGCAGAAATGGACGCCAAAAGTCGGGAGGAAGCTGAGATACAG CGCAAGTTCAAGATGCGGATAAACTACCTTGAGAAGCTCCTAGAGGAAGAGAGAAGCAAGGCTGATCTCACGCCTCCGGTCTCACCGGCCGCCACCAGCACCCCGACAGATGACCTTGCAAAGGAGAAGGAAGTACTCCAGAAGGAG CTCAACTCGTGCAGACGGCAGCTCACAGATGCCAACAAACAGGTTCAGCACCTCAACGAACGCTTATCACGTGTTCAACTTACCCACGAGTCAATCAGGGGTGATTTTGAATCAGTCACGCAAGAG CTTGAatacgaacgccatcgccgaaaGGAGCTGGACAAAGTCAAAATGGCTGAAGATGTTGTGCAGAAGAAGGAACGCGAAGAGTTATTGAAACGACTCGAGACCTACAAGAAGAAGACTGAGGATCTGTATGGAGAGCTGCGGAAGCTGCAGTCCAATATGGAGCGCCATCGCGGAGAG CTGCAAGCAGACGAGAAGTCACGTGAGGAATTCCAGCGGCAGATCGAACTCGGGCGAGAAGAGACAGCGCATTACAAACAACAGACTGACGAACTCAAGACAAAGTTGCACGAG GCGGCCCAATCCGTCTCCTCAAAAGACTACGGATGGCAGCGCCAGAAATCAGAGCTAGAAATGAAAGTCAAATCAGTGGAAGACCAACTTTTCACGAAGGATGACATCATTGGGCGGAAGGTTGAACTCCTTGAGCAGAAAGAACTGATAATAAGACAGAAAGACTCGACCATCTCTGCCAAGGATGAGACCATTACCCAGAAGGACCAGCTGTTGAGGCAGAAGGAAGACATTATTAGGAAGTATGAAG GCTCGACGAAACAACGCGAGAATGAGATGCAGAAGCTACGAGATCAGGTCTCGCAACGAGATTCCTCCATCAAGCAACAGGAGGACAGAATCAGACAATATGGCGACCTGATGCGGCAAAGGGACGATCGTCTGCGCGAAAAGGACGACATACTCCACACACTTAATCTCAAACTTCAAAACAAGGAGAAGGAATTATCCGACAAAGAACAGAGCTTGAAATCcatgaatgaaaaaattaaCGAAAAGGAACAGGATATAAAACGGCTGCAGACGCGTGTGATTGAAAAGCGGCGCGTGACCTTTGGGGATGATctaaaacaacaacaaattgaccTTGAGCATAAAGTGGATGTATTGACCGCTGAACGTGATCGTGCTGTGTCAGAGTCTAAAGCTATGAGGGATCAGCGTGGCGCGCAGGAAAGAGAGATGAAGAGGATACAAATGGAAGCCCAGCAGCTGCGAGATAAGCTGAGAATTCATGAGATTTCGAGAACTTTTGGTGATTCTAAAG CCGTCCGAACTCTCGTCGACGAGAAAGAAAAGTTACTCAAAGAGAAGTCTCGTCTGCAAATGGAGATCCAAGCGATGACGTCACACCGGGGGATGGACAAGGATAAACTGGAGACCATATTGCAGGAGAAGGAGAACCTTCTGCATGAAACCAAAGATCTGAATGaccggctacagatggaaatTAGGATGCTGAATACAAAG CTTGAAGACACCAAGCTTGCACTGACAGACGCCAACGACCGAGAAGATCACCTTAGCAACCAAATCAGCAAAATGGAACAAAATGCAAAAGTCGAGAGGGAAAGTCTCGAGAAACGGCTCTCGCGAGACGAGAAACTCTACGAAATCGAGGCTACGGCCATGCGGGCCAATCACAACAGTAGAATAAACTCACTGCAGACAGAAATCAATCGGCTACAGTCATATGTCAATCAACTGACATCATCAGACCAATTGAAGCATTCGTTAATTGATGAATTAGAAACGAGTCTGTTGATTGTTCGGAAGAAGTATAACGACGACTGTGAGGACTGGGAGCTTGAGAAAAGTGACTTGCTTCGGAAGTTGAAACAG GTCGACCACCGACGGAAGGACATACAGGGCCACCTCAAGCAGATCGAGGAGCTGAAGTGCTCTATCACGGAGGCAGAAGGGCGATATAATGATCTCAGGAACAACTATACTGCTGATAAAAACAAGTGGGAAAATGAGAAGCTGGAGCTGCAAGCTAAAATCAACCAG CTTGAAGAACTCATGAAGATACCCAAGGAACAGCCAAACAAGTTCAAAGAACTCAAACAAAAGCTCCAGAAACACACACGCCAAGAACTCCAGATGGAAAAGGAAAGAGCCGAGCACAAACGTCTTTTATCGGAAGCTCAGGAACTAGCCAACAACCTCCAAGAACAGTTACGGATCTCGGAGACGAAGCGGTCCAATGAGAAGCGGGATCTCATCATGAAACATTCGCAGAGGCAGTTGGATTGGGAGTCAGAGAGGGAAGACCTTGAGATCAGAGTGACAGAG CTTGAAACCCGTGCTCGGCAGTTCGCCTTTCTCAATGCCAAGTACCTGGAGCTGGAGCGGAAGTACCGCATCGACCAGGAGGGATGGCGACACGAGAAGAATACGCTCCTAGCATACATGGAACAAACTAAAGAGCAGTTGGTTACGGAGAGAGCGAAGTTGGACGAGGTTGTATGTGAG ATCAAGAAAGTCCGAGATTTGGCTCCGGTTGTTGAAGAGATGCAAAAGGAGGAAGAGAAAGTGAAAGAATCGGTGGAAACAGAAAAGATTTATGATGAAAAGAAAGAGGAGATTCGAAGCATTATGAAGGGCAAGGCCATATCACGCGAGAAACCGCGAGATCCTGAGAAGGAGAGCTTCCAGTTGAAGAAGACGCTGGATGAG CGATTCCTTTCCCAAGTGGTTAAG GCACTCTCTCAGCTTCTCCAGCTCTCCGAAGGGATCACAACATATCACGAAAAAATACAGAAGACGCCGATAGAACCGCCACCTTTGAGAAG ACGCCTTGTGCCATCAGTAAAACCGAAACT AGCACCATCCACAGACAGCACGGATTCGTTTGGAATAGTTGCCGGTTTCCCCCTACACAGGAACCCCTCGTTTGAGACCACCTCCCTCAAAATCACTGGGTCGTCTGGTAGTTTTGAGTACGACCTCACAGGCCCCCCATACTACGGCCTCACGCAGCCCGCCGCAAGGCCCTTTGCGCACATGTACCTCAGCGGAACACAGAGTGCGCACGGGTCAAGGTCAGCTACTCCGGAGAGGTCAGGGCGGCGCGGAGTTTCAAGTTCCCCCGTCCGGAAAATCACGAACTATCCCGAGCCCCCGCCGAGTTTTATCATCACGCCTACACATAGTCGGACTAGTAGTATTGAGTCAGACGTCGGGACAATCCCTGTTGGGTATAACCGCCGGGTTGGGTCATTCGAGAGTTCACTCTCTGGAGTCCCTAAACCTGTCCTTCTACCCGCGTTTGGTTCCCACAGAAGCCGTCCTGCGTTAAAAAAATGTTACTCCCTGGACACACCGGGGgatcaaaatcaaatatggcggaCGCCGGAGTTATCCCGGGCGGGGTCTACAGATTCTACGGACTACAGGCAGAATTATTCCCAAGGGAGTGGGATGAGTTTGGACAGGCAGGACTCCGGTGTGTCCAGTGATAGTGCCATGCGGGGACGGTCAGTTAGTACCGAAAGGCTCGCTGTTGATAACGCCAGGAAAAGGTTCTTCCAGAGTAATGGCGCCCCGGAGCCGATTCAGGAAGTCGCCCACGAGTCCAAGCGGGACTCTGGGTTCATGTCGTGGCCTGAGCGGAAGAAACATGAAGTATTGCAGCCAGAATCTGTGAATAAAGAACATCGTGTGGAATCAAAGGAAAGATCTGAAGCGAAAGAACCTGAGAAGAAGCCCGAGGATAAATCTAAAGAAAAGGACAAAGACAAAAGTTTAGTTTCAAAAGGATCATTCAGGGCGAGATTTTCTAGGACTCCGAAATCACCGAAAACGAAACGGGCAGAGAAATCTAAGAGCGATAAGGATTTGAGTAAGAGTGCCGATTCCAAAAAAGTTGAGGAGAAAAGTAAAGATTCGAAAGGAAAGGGAAAGGGAAAACAGGACGAGAAGAAGAAAGTAGAAACGAAAGGGAAGACAGAAGACGAAACAAAAGATGCG